The following proteins come from a genomic window of Carassius gibelio isolate Cgi1373 ecotype wild population from Czech Republic chromosome B8, carGib1.2-hapl.c, whole genome shotgun sequence:
- the LOC127964065 gene encoding uncharacterized protein LOC127964065 isoform X2: MDTLIMQEGSDVSEIDKSVKNKWRWAWLSEIGKNGKPFSSWAKKIKQPGTCLCTVCHRKFQYGNNGKKVLARHQSEASHNAAVRALQYTCSLPGATSTTTEIHASMADRVCDVKVRICSFIAEHDLSFTVSQPLVNLMQSVVKDKSALSRLSMSNAHASYLCTHGISAYWKSELSSKLKTKMFSLNVDEATDGNMDRILNVLVRYYDEDVGKVATQHLASRKLNIADALTITNTLKDILQSYSLNWNQVVGILLDNCSVMRGKKSGVETLVRRENPSLLDVSGDTVHMVSNAAKALLNPFQGFVEQFCSDVYYDIEKSPKQKEVFSEFQSLLHLENKSLIRPISSRFLQMLDVCNRIRELMDPLTVHFYSVLSSHDQHKHRWLLNQLLDKHAVTSDEKARIICLQQQMAKSARIGSDVNKKRKTRICMLFSEFDKLTTIIDLYRGVLPTFQVFLKKLQHEKPMIHVLHAEMLLLVRELLSKFMKPETIPLSAKGLLKLNVHQRDLQYTDKRLSVGRFSFFALNKARVEKKPWVQKVYSSLREGYIKAATFLLKNLPLNNNIITSLSALTPSLILHESVQGAFNTLAKALPNAVKSEELGQLDEEVRAYQINTDLGTQAKCFEENNARIDVDWWSKIFAMKMPEGGMRFPILGKLVKALLSLFTGPLVEGSFNMMDDIIEKDRVRLNIETYEGLAILKSHMKVMGKTASKMQITPALRRFCLSSYETYQNHLKKKKVNLDKQKERKLREAVKVLSAVRIRKVKKGSTSSVCAKAPTSSTLGVKRKAAATASTPAVKGTAAATASTSSALGVKQKAAATASTPAVKGAAATVSTSSTAGVKGKAVATASFSSTPAVKGKTAATVSTSSTVGVKGKAVATASFSSTPGVKGKTAATASTPSTSPGATPAHVASQTLKRVSGVAKLQEYGFTAKKQKK, translated from the exons ATGGACACACTTATAATGCAGGAAGGCTCCGATGTTTCGGAGATtgataaaagtgtaaaaaataaatggagATGGGCTTGGCTTAGCGAAATTGGGAAGAATGGCAAGCCTTTTAGTTCGTGGGCTAAAAAAATCAAACAACCAGGTACGTGTCTTTGCACAGTATGCCACAGGAAATTTCAATATGGCAATAATGGCAAAAAAGTGCTAGCTCGCCATCAATCAGAAGCTAGTCACAATGCTGCCGTTCGTGCTCTACAGTACACATGCTCCCTGCCTGGTGCGACAAGTACCACAACGGAGATTCATGCATCTATGGCCGACCGTGTGTGCGATGTAAAAGTGCGCATATGTTCTTTCATAGCGGAGCATGACCTGTCGTTCACAGTCTCACAACCGCTAGTTAATTTAATGCAATCAGTTGTCAAAGACAAGAGTGCACTTTCAAGATTGTCTATGTCTAATGCACATGCCTCCTACTTGTGCACACATGGCATTTCTGCTTATTGGAAATCCGAATTGTCATCTAAGCTGAAAACGaagatgttttctttaaatgtagATGAGGCAACAGATGGAAACATGGACAGGATTCTGAATGTTCTTGTTCGGTACTATGATGAAGATGTGGGAAAAGTGGCAACCCAGCATCTAGCCTCGAGGAAACTGAATATTGCAGATGCCTTAACAATCACAAACACATTGAAAGATATTCTCCAGTCATATAGCCTGAACTGGAATCAGGTTGTTGGTATACTGTTGGATAACTGCAGTGTGATGAGAGGGAAAAAGTCTGGAGTAGAGACACTAGTCAGAAGAGAAAATCCATCACTGCTGGATGTCAGCGGAGACACTGTCCATATGGTCTCGAATGCAGCCAAGGCCCTTTTAAATCCTTTCCAGGGATTTGTGGAACAATTTTGCTCTGATGTATACTATGACATTGAAAAATCACCCAAACAGAAAGAAGTTTTTTCTGAGTTTCAGTCCTTACTTCATTTGGAGAATAAGAGCCTAATACGTCCCATCAGCAGCAGGTTCCTGCAAATGTTGGATGTGTGCAACAGAATACGGGAGCTTATGGATCCATTGACTGTGCACTTCTACAGCGTCCTGTCTTCTCATGATCAACACAAACACAG ATGGCTCCTGAACCAGCTTCTTGATAAGCATGCAGTTACATCTGATGAGAAGGCCAGGATAATTTGTCTGCAACAGCAAATGGCAAAATCTGCAAGGATCGGAAGTGATGTCAACAAAAAACGAAAGACACGCATCTGTATGCTTTTTTCAGAGTTCGACAAGCTCACAACCATTATTGATTTGTATCGAG GTGTACTTCCAACTTTTCAGGTGTTCCTGAAGAAGTTGCAACATGAAAAGCCCATGATTCATGTGCTGCATGCTGAAATGCTGCTACTGGTTAGGGAACTTCTCTCCAAATTTATGAAGCCTGAAACTATTCCTTTGAGTGCAAAGGGCTTGTTGAAGCTTAATGTTCACCAGAGAGACCTGCAGTACACTGACAAAAGGTTGTCTGTGGGGAGATTCAGCTTCTTTGCCTTAAACAAGGCTAGAGTAGAAAAGAAGCCCTGGGTGCAGAAGGTCTACAGCTCTCTCAGAGAAGGCTACATAAAGGCAGCAACATTCCTCCTGAAAAACCTGCCCctcaacaacaacatcatcacCTCTTTATCTGCGCTGACACCATCATTGATTCTCCATGAATCAGTCCAAGGTGCATTCAACACCTTGGCCAAGGCCTTGCCAAATGCTGTGAAGTCAGAGGAGTTGGGTCAACTGGATGAAGAGGTTCGAGCCTACCAGATTAATACAGATCTAGGGACACAGGCCAAATGCTTTGAGGAGAACAACGCACGAATCGATGTTGACTGGTGGAGTAAGATTTTCGCCATGAAGATGCCAGAAGGAGGAATGAGGTTCCCCATCTTAGGGAAGTTGGTAAAGGCTCTTCTGTCATTGTTCACTGGCCCTCTTGTCGAAGGATCATTTAACATGATGGATGATATAATTGAGAAAGACAGGGTTAGGCTGAACATTGAGACTTATGAAGGCTTAGCCATTCTCAAGTCCCACATGAAGGTAATGGGCAAAACTGCATCTAAAATGCAAATTACCCCTGCATTAAGGAGATTTTGCCTGTCTTCTTATGAGACATACCAAAATCATCTGAAGAAAAAGAAGGTGAACCTTGACAAGCAAAAGGAAAGGAAACTGAGGGAAGCTGTGAAGGTGCTCTCAGCAGTTAGGATTAGAAAAGTAAAGAAAGGTTCCACCTCTTCTGTTTGTGCTAAAGCCCCCACCTCTTCCACCCTTGGAGTTAAACGAAAAGCTGCTGCTACAGCCTCCACCCCTGCAGTTAAAGGCACTGCTGCTGCTACAGCCTCCACCTCTTCCGCCCTTGGAGTTAAACAAAAAGCTGCTGCTACAGCCTCCACCCCTGCAGTTAAAGGCGCTGCTGCTACAGTCTCCACCTCCTCCACTGCTGGAGTTAAAGGTAAAGCTGTTGCTACAGCCTCTTTCTCCTCCACCCCTGCAGTTAAAGGCAAAACTGCTGCTACAGTCTCCACCTCCTCCACTGTTGGAGTTAAAG GTAAAGCTGTTGCTACAGCCTCTTTCTCCTCCACCCCTGGAGTTAAAGGCAAAACTGCTGCTACAGCCTCCACCCCCTCCACCTCTCCTGGAGCCACTCCTGCACATGTAGCTAGTCAAACACTAAAACGGGTGTCAGGTGTAGCCAAGCTTCAGGAATATGGTTTCACAGCCAAAAAGCAGAAAAAGTGA
- the LOC127964065 gene encoding uncharacterized protein LOC127964065 isoform X1, producing the protein MDTLIMQEGSDVSEIDKSVKNKWRWAWLSEIGKNGKPFSSWAKKIKQPGTCLCTVCHRKFQYGNNGKKVLARHQSEASHNAAVRALQYTCSLPGATSTTTEIHASMADRVCDVKVRICSFIAEHDLSFTVSQPLVNLMQSVVKDKSALSRLSMSNAHASYLCTHGISAYWKSELSSKLKTKMFSLNVDEATDGNMDRILNVLVRYYDEDVGKVATQHLASRKLNIADALTITNTLKDILQSYSLNWNQVVGILLDNCSVMRGKKSGVETLVRRENPSLLDVSGDTVHMVSNAAKALLNPFQGFVEQFCSDVYYDIEKSPKQKEVFSEFQSLLHLENKSLIRPISSRFLQMLDVCNRIRELMDPLTVHFYSVLSSHDQHKHRWLLNQLLDKHAVTSDEKARIICLQQQMAKSARIGSDVNKKRKTRICMLFSEFDKLTTIIDLYRGVLPTFQVFLKKLQHEKPMIHVLHAEMLLLVRELLSKFMKPETIPLSAKGLLKLNVHQRDLQYTDKRLSVGRFSFFALNKARVEKKPWVQKVYSSLREGYIKAATFLLKNLPLNNNIITSLSALTPSLILHESVQGAFNTLAKALPNAVKSEELGQLDEEVRAYQINTDLGTQAKCFEENNARIDVDWWSKIFAMKMPEGGMRFPILGKLVKALLSLFTGPLVEGSFNMMDDIIEKDRVRLNIETYEGLAILKSHMKVMGKTASKMQITPALRRFCLSSYETYQNHLKKKKVNLDKQKERKLREAVKVLSAVRIRKVKKGSTSSVCAKAPTSSTLGVKRKAAATASTPAVKGTAAATASTSSALGVKQKAAATASTPAVKGAAATVSTSSTAGVKGKAVATASFSSTPAVKGKTAATVSTSSTVGVKGKAVATASFSSTPAVKGKTAATVSTSSTVGVKGKAVATASFSSTPGVKGKTAATASTPSTSPGATPAHVASQTLKRVSGVAKLQEYGFTAKKQKK; encoded by the exons ATGGACACACTTATAATGCAGGAAGGCTCCGATGTTTCGGAGATtgataaaagtgtaaaaaataaatggagATGGGCTTGGCTTAGCGAAATTGGGAAGAATGGCAAGCCTTTTAGTTCGTGGGCTAAAAAAATCAAACAACCAGGTACGTGTCTTTGCACAGTATGCCACAGGAAATTTCAATATGGCAATAATGGCAAAAAAGTGCTAGCTCGCCATCAATCAGAAGCTAGTCACAATGCTGCCGTTCGTGCTCTACAGTACACATGCTCCCTGCCTGGTGCGACAAGTACCACAACGGAGATTCATGCATCTATGGCCGACCGTGTGTGCGATGTAAAAGTGCGCATATGTTCTTTCATAGCGGAGCATGACCTGTCGTTCACAGTCTCACAACCGCTAGTTAATTTAATGCAATCAGTTGTCAAAGACAAGAGTGCACTTTCAAGATTGTCTATGTCTAATGCACATGCCTCCTACTTGTGCACACATGGCATTTCTGCTTATTGGAAATCCGAATTGTCATCTAAGCTGAAAACGaagatgttttctttaaatgtagATGAGGCAACAGATGGAAACATGGACAGGATTCTGAATGTTCTTGTTCGGTACTATGATGAAGATGTGGGAAAAGTGGCAACCCAGCATCTAGCCTCGAGGAAACTGAATATTGCAGATGCCTTAACAATCACAAACACATTGAAAGATATTCTCCAGTCATATAGCCTGAACTGGAATCAGGTTGTTGGTATACTGTTGGATAACTGCAGTGTGATGAGAGGGAAAAAGTCTGGAGTAGAGACACTAGTCAGAAGAGAAAATCCATCACTGCTGGATGTCAGCGGAGACACTGTCCATATGGTCTCGAATGCAGCCAAGGCCCTTTTAAATCCTTTCCAGGGATTTGTGGAACAATTTTGCTCTGATGTATACTATGACATTGAAAAATCACCCAAACAGAAAGAAGTTTTTTCTGAGTTTCAGTCCTTACTTCATTTGGAGAATAAGAGCCTAATACGTCCCATCAGCAGCAGGTTCCTGCAAATGTTGGATGTGTGCAACAGAATACGGGAGCTTATGGATCCATTGACTGTGCACTTCTACAGCGTCCTGTCTTCTCATGATCAACACAAACACAG ATGGCTCCTGAACCAGCTTCTTGATAAGCATGCAGTTACATCTGATGAGAAGGCCAGGATAATTTGTCTGCAACAGCAAATGGCAAAATCTGCAAGGATCGGAAGTGATGTCAACAAAAAACGAAAGACACGCATCTGTATGCTTTTTTCAGAGTTCGACAAGCTCACAACCATTATTGATTTGTATCGAG GTGTACTTCCAACTTTTCAGGTGTTCCTGAAGAAGTTGCAACATGAAAAGCCCATGATTCATGTGCTGCATGCTGAAATGCTGCTACTGGTTAGGGAACTTCTCTCCAAATTTATGAAGCCTGAAACTATTCCTTTGAGTGCAAAGGGCTTGTTGAAGCTTAATGTTCACCAGAGAGACCTGCAGTACACTGACAAAAGGTTGTCTGTGGGGAGATTCAGCTTCTTTGCCTTAAACAAGGCTAGAGTAGAAAAGAAGCCCTGGGTGCAGAAGGTCTACAGCTCTCTCAGAGAAGGCTACATAAAGGCAGCAACATTCCTCCTGAAAAACCTGCCCctcaacaacaacatcatcacCTCTTTATCTGCGCTGACACCATCATTGATTCTCCATGAATCAGTCCAAGGTGCATTCAACACCTTGGCCAAGGCCTTGCCAAATGCTGTGAAGTCAGAGGAGTTGGGTCAACTGGATGAAGAGGTTCGAGCCTACCAGATTAATACAGATCTAGGGACACAGGCCAAATGCTTTGAGGAGAACAACGCACGAATCGATGTTGACTGGTGGAGTAAGATTTTCGCCATGAAGATGCCAGAAGGAGGAATGAGGTTCCCCATCTTAGGGAAGTTGGTAAAGGCTCTTCTGTCATTGTTCACTGGCCCTCTTGTCGAAGGATCATTTAACATGATGGATGATATAATTGAGAAAGACAGGGTTAGGCTGAACATTGAGACTTATGAAGGCTTAGCCATTCTCAAGTCCCACATGAAGGTAATGGGCAAAACTGCATCTAAAATGCAAATTACCCCTGCATTAAGGAGATTTTGCCTGTCTTCTTATGAGACATACCAAAATCATCTGAAGAAAAAGAAGGTGAACCTTGACAAGCAAAAGGAAAGGAAACTGAGGGAAGCTGTGAAGGTGCTCTCAGCAGTTAGGATTAGAAAAGTAAAGAAAGGTTCCACCTCTTCTGTTTGTGCTAAAGCCCCCACCTCTTCCACCCTTGGAGTTAAACGAAAAGCTGCTGCTACAGCCTCCACCCCTGCAGTTAAAGGCACTGCTGCTGCTACAGCCTCCACCTCTTCCGCCCTTGGAGTTAAACAAAAAGCTGCTGCTACAGCCTCCACCCCTGCAGTTAAAGGCGCTGCTGCTACAGTCTCCACCTCCTCCACTGCTGGAGTTAAAGGTAAAGCTGTTGCTACAGCCTCTTTCTCCTCCACCCCTGCAGTTAAAGGCAAAACTGCTGCTACAGTCTCCACCTCCTCCACTGTTGGAGTTAAAGGTAAAGCTGTTGCTACAGCCTCTTTCTCCTCCACCCCTGCAGTTAAAGGCAAAACTGCTGCTACAGTCTCCACCTCCTCCACTGTTGGAGTTAAAGGTAAAGCTGTTGCTACAGCCTCTTTCTCCTCCACCCCTGGAGTTAAAGGCAAAACTGCTGCTACAGCCTCCACCCCCTCCACCTCTCCTGGAGCCACTCCTGCACATGTAGCTAGTCAAACACTAAAACGGGTGTCAGGTGTAGCCAAGCTTCAGGAATATGGTTTCACAGCCAAAAAGCAGAAAAAGTGA